The Cetobacterium somerae ATCC BAA-474 sequence TGAACTTTTTAAATAATAAAAAAATAAAAAAATATTAAAAAAATATGCTATAGTATTTTTGAAATACTAATATAAAAGGAGGGGTTTTATGTTTGATAAAAATATCTATATTTCAAGAAGAAAAAAATTAAAAGAATTGGTGGGAGATGGATTAATCTTGATTATAGGAAATTCAGAATCACCAATGTCTTATGCAGATAATGCGTATAATTTTATACAAGATTCAACATTTTTATATTATTTTGGATTAAATTCACCAGATTTGATTGGAGTTATAGATGTAGAAAATGATAAAGAATATATATTTGGAAAAGAATTTACAATAGATGATATAATTTGGATGGGACAACAAAAAACTTTTAAAGAAAGAGCTGCAGAAGTAGGGATTGAAAAGTTTGTAGAATCAGAAAAATTGGAAGAGGTATTAGAAAAAGCTAAGTTAAAGAAACAAATTATTCATTTTACTAATCAGTATCGTATTGAAAATAGTTTAAAAATATCTAAATTATTAGATTTTAATTTGGATGATGTAAATAAAAAGTTCTCAAAAAAATTAGTAGCTGGAATAATAGAAATGAGAAATTTAAAAAAAGACTATGAGATTACAGAGTTAGAAAAAGCTACAAATGTGACAAGAGAAATGCATCTAACAGCTATGAAAAATGTAAAGCCTGGAATGAAAGGTTATGAATTGGTAGCGTTGTTGGAAGCAGCAGCAAAAAAATATAATGCTACAACATCTTTCCATACTATTTGCACAACGAATGGTCAAATTTTACATAATCATTTTCATGGAAATACTTTCAAAGAAGGAGATGTAGTTTTATTAGATTGTGGTGCTAGATTAGAAAATGGTTATTGTGGTGATATGACAACAGTTTTTCCAGTTTCAGGAAAGTTTGATTCTAGACAAAAGGATATATATTCATTATTAATTGAGATGTTTGATAGAGCAGAAGAGTGTACAAAGCCTGGAGTAACAAATAAGTTTGTTCATTTAGAGGTTTGTAAAGTTTTAGCTAAGGGGATGATTAAAAGAGGTATTATGAAGGGGAATATAGATGAAATAGTTAATATTGGAGCTCATGCGCTATTTTTCCCACATGGATTAGGACATATGATAGGTTTAGATGTACATGATATGGAGAATTTTGGTGAAAATAATGTTGGTTATGATGAGTTTACAAAAAGAGAGACTCAATTTGGACTAAAATCTTTAAGAATGGGAAAAGAACTAAAAGCAGGGTATGTATTAACAATTGAACCTGGTATTTACTTTATTCCTGAATTAATAGAGAGATGGAAAAAAGAAGGTAAATTCGAAGAGTATATTAACTATGAAGAAGTAAAAAAATATCTAGACTTTGGTGGGATGAGATATGAGGGAGATTTCTTAATAACGGAGAACGGAAATAGAAGATTAGGAGATAAAATGCCTAAATACTTTAATGAAATAGAAGAAATTTTAAAAAACAACAATTAAATGTATTTTAATAGAACTCAAATGTTTTAAAAAAGAAAAAACAAAAATAGATTAAAACTATTTAAAAACATTGTTGACATTTTAGTGCGGATATAGTATTATTAATTGAAACCGATGATTAAGTAAATTTAATACCCCCCAAAAATTTATTTAAATCTTTTTATTTTAACACTCCCCCGTGTTATAAAAAGCTCCTTTTACCCCAAAAGGAGTTTTTTTATTACAAAATATAAAAAATACCCTCTGAAATTTCAGAGGGTAATCTTTTACATTTCAAATATATTATTTATTTTTAAAATATTGTTTTCAAAAACTTCAAATTCTATGTAGGTATAAATATCTTCGACACTATCTTGAAATTTGTTTTCAAAAGCAATAACATTTTCATTTAAGCAATCTTGAATTTCTCTTTCACTTAAATCATTATGTATATTATAATAGTTGTTTTCAATCATAAAATTATTTAACTCTTCAAAAGTCATTTTTTTTCCAATTAAAGAAAGTTCATTTTTTAACATATAATCCTCCTACAAATTAAAACATGATAGCATAATGAATACCAAAAGATTCATTATTTTTATTTGAACTATTTTGATCAACTTGAGAAAAATGGTTATTTATTTGATAGGTATAACTTACAGAGAGATTATTGTTTAGATAAAATCTAATTTGATTTTGCCATTGTAAAGAGTCGTGAGTTTGTTTATTAAATCCAGAGCTATTTTTTGCACCAAAATCATAATCAAGCCATCCACTAAATCCAAATTTCATACCATTTTCAAATTTATAAATAGTACCACCATAAGCAATATTAAACAAATACCCATCCCATTGATCTTCGTTTCGACCATAATTCTTTTCCACATATCTGGCATATAAATTTGTTTTAAAATAATCAAACTTCATATACTTCATTTCTGGGATTGATACATAGTTACCAATACCAACATAATATTTTCTAAGACCATTTTCATATTTTGATTTACCATGAATATTATCAAAATCAAATTGAGTTGCAATAAACCACTCTGATATAGGTCCAATAGACAGATTAGTTCCAGTTAAACCATCTATTGATATTCTAGGTGAAATTTCACCGTAAGTATAGTTATTGTCAACACCATTTTTGTCACTTAACTTAGAGTTTTTAAAGATATTTGATCTATCCACAAACCAATATAAATCTAAAAGATTATATCTAGTTGTTCCTTGTATCTCTAAAATAACATCTTTTTCTGAAGCTCCTTGACCACTAGGTAAAGCATTACCTTTAATAAGGCTACCTTCTAAAACAGTAAAATTCCAAGGTTCATATTTAGCATAACTTACTGTTGAAAGTACAACTGAACCTAAAAGTAAAATTTTCTTTAATAACATAATCCCTCCGTGTTAATATTCCCGTATAAATCCTTCAATCTCCTTTAACAGAAGATTAATATTTTCTTTAGTGAGTACACAAACTCTAAAAAACTTTTCATTTAATTTATCAAAAGATTGAGCCTTTCTAATAATAATTCCTTTTTTAGATAGATAATTATAAAGGTTGTTAGCATCAAATCTAGAGCTTAAAATTTCACAAAGAATAAAATTACTATTTGAGTTATAAACTTTAAACTCTTTAAAGTTTTTTAAGCCTTTAAATAGTAAATTGAAATTTTCATTAAAATCATTATGACACATATTTATAAAATCATAATCTTTAAACATAGCTTCACCCATTAAAGAAGCAAAAATATTTATATTCCAAAGATTAGGAATAATATTTAAAGAGTCTAAAATTTCTCCCTTTGAAACAATAGCATATCCAAGCCTAATTCCAGGAGTAGAAAAGAACTTAGAAGTTCCTCTAATAACTATAAATTTATCATACTTATTAACTAAATTGATAGCAGAAGTTTTAGAAGAATCTGTAAATTCAATATATGTTTCATCAATCATAATTGGTTTTTTAAAATTTAAATAAATTTTTTCAAGATCTTCAACAGAGATTAATGTTCCTGTAGGGTTGTTTGGATTGCAGATAATAATCATATCAAAGCAATTAGAAGAAATAAATGAGATTAAATGATCTATATTGATTTGAAAGTTATTTTCTTTTTCATAAAAAAACTTAGTAATTTTTGACCCAACTTTAATTAATTCATTTTCATATTCAGAATAGGCAGGTGATAAAAGTAAAGTATCTTTTGGAGATATAATTTTAATTGTAGAAGATATAAGTTCTGTAGCTCCACTACCTAAAACAATATTTTCTGAATTACAATTACAGTAGCTTGAAATACTAGCCTTTAATTCTATATAATCAGGATCAGGATAAATACTTGCAAGTTGTAGGTTATCTTTTAGTTTTTTTAATCCTTTAGGACTAAGTCCAAAAGGATTTATATTTGAACTAAAATCAATAATTTGATTTTCATTAATACCCAATGTTTCTGATAGTTGATGAAGATTTGCTCCATGATTATTTTTCATAAAACCCCTCCATTATTTAAAATATATAACTATTTTAACAAATATAGTTTTTTTTTGCAAAAGAATGTTATAAAATATAAATATAATTAAAAATAAAAAGGGGAATAGTAATGAGAAATCCAAAAGTAGTAGTAATAGGAGGTGGAAGTGGACTTTCTGTAGTATTAAGAGGGTTAAAACACTTTCCAATAGATGTAACAGCTATTGTTTCTGTTGCAGATAGTGGTGGAAGTAGTGGTATTTTAAAGAAAGAATTTAATATACCAGCACCAGGTGATTTAAGAAATGTGATGATAGCTTTGAGTAATGTAGAGCCTTTAATAGAGGAGGTTTTTCAATATAGGTTTAGAGAGGATTCTTCAATAGGCGCTCATCCATTAGGAAATTTGTTAATAACAGCAATGACAGAGATTACGGGCGATGTACAAGTTGCCTTAAGAAGACTTAGAAAACTTTTTAATATTAATGGAAAAATACTTCCTGCAACCTTAGAAAAAATAGAGTTAATAGCAGAAAAGACGAGTGGAGGATTTGTATTTGGTGAATCAGATATACCAGTTTTAGGAGAAAAAATAAAAAGAGTTTTTTATGATGGAAAAGTAAATAGTCCAAAGGAAAATATTAAAGCTATTGAAGAAGCTGATTTAATAGTATTTTCTATAGGAAGTCTTTATACAAGTATTATTCCAAATTTACTATTAGAGAATATGCAAGAGGCTTTAAAGAAATCAAAAGCACAAAAAATTTATATTTGCAATGCTATGGGACAAATGGGGGAAACAGAAAATTATAGCGTTGCAGATCACATAGAATCAATAAATAGACATGTAGGATTTGATATGATTGATAAAGTGATAGTTAATTCAGTTGAGATACCAGAAGAGATACTTAAAAGATACAGTGACGAAGGCAGTACACTTGTTGAATTAGATATAAATAGATTAAAGAAAATGAGAGTAAAAGTAATAAAAGAACCTTTGATAAAAATAGATTCAGAAAAAAGAGTTAGGCATTTATCGCATAAATTAGCAGCAGTTGTATATTCGCAAATAGATAGTCTTGAAAATTTTTATGATGAATAAAAGGAGGAGAAAATGTTATTAAAAAAAGAGAATGGGTGGAAAAATAAGGATTTGGAGAGGGAAAAAATATTTGATTTTTGTCAAGAATATAAAACTTCTTTAGATTTAGGAAAAACAGAAAGAGAATATGTAAGATTTGGGTTAGAATTAGCTAAAAAAAATGGGTTTGTATGTGCTAATTCAAAGGAAAGATTAGAAGCAGGGGATAAAGTTTATTATGTAAACAGAGAGAAAAATTTGGTTTTAGTAGTGGTGGGAAAAGAAGATATCAAAAAAGGAATAAATTATGTAGTTTCTCATATTGATTCTCCAAGAATAGATTTAAAGCAAAATCCACTATATGAAGAGCTAGAGCTAGCGTATATGAAAACGCATTATTATGGTGGAATAAAAAAATATCAATGGGCATCAATACCTTTGTCTTTACATGGTGTTGTTATTTTAGCTAATGGAGAAAGAAGAGATATTATAATAGGAGAAAAAGAGGACGATCCTGTATTTACAATACCAGATTTATTACCACATTTAGCTGCGAAATATCAAGGAGATAGACAAACTTCTGAAGTTATAAAAGGTGAAGAGTTGCAAATAATAGTTGGATCTATACCAACTGAAGTTAAAAATAGTGAAATTAAAGAATTAATAAAATATCAAATTTTAGAAGAGTTAAACAGAACATATAATATGATAGAAGAGGATTTTATATCGGCAGAATTTCAATTAGTTCCAGCTTTTAAAGCTAAAGATGTGGGATTAGATAGATCTCTTATTGGAGCTTATGGTCAAGATGATAGAGTTTGTGGTTACACTTCATTGAGAGCAATATTAGATTTAAGTGAAATTCCAGTAAAAACAGCGGTTTGTTTTTTAGCAGATAAAGAAGAAACAGGTTCCCATGGATCAACAGGATTACAATCTAATTATTTAGAATATTTTACAAGTGATTTAATCAACAAAATTCAAGGGGCATATAATGATTTAGATTTAAGAAAAACTCTTTGGAATTCGAATGCATTATCATCAGATGTAAATGCAGCAATGGACCCTATATTTAAAGGAGTTCATGAACCTCAAAATGCAGCAAAATTAAATTATGGTATTGTTGTAACTAAATTTACAGGAGCTAGAGGTAAGAGCGGAACAAATGATGCAGATGCAGAGTATGTATGGAGTATAAGAAATCTATTAAATACTCATGGAATTACTTGGCAAATTGGTGAATTAGGTAGAGTTGATGAAGGTGGAGGAGGAACCGTTGCGATGTTTTTAGCTGAAGTAGGAATAAAAACAATAGATGTAGGACCAGCACTTTTAGCAATGCACTCACCATTTGAAGTATCATCAAAATTAGATATATATGAAACTTATAGAACATACAAAGTATTTTTTGAGAAAATGATTTAAAAAAATAGGAAAGCTCTCTATTCTAGACAACATTTCTAGATTAGAGAGCTTTTAAAAGTTTGTTTAAAAGTTTGTTTGTTTTTATAAAAGTTTTTTTAGTTTGTTTTCCTTATAGTCAAAAAAATTCATGTTATTAAAGATATTTATATAGACTTAAGGAAAAAAATGCCAAAATTTCATCATATTTAGTTCCTCCCTCGAAGATAATTCACTAGAGATAAATATCCTGACTCTTTTCATTCTACTCGTAAACCTTCCCAGAAATAAATCCAGTGGTATAAAATACTTTCGTCCAAATTACAGTGGCGGGGCCGTAGAGGAATCAAACCTCATTTCCTTATCTAAGTGTCCTGTTATATTATTTAACATTAATATGAATATACTCCATATATTGTTTAAAGTCAAGGGTGAAATTTAAATAAAAAAAGTTTCCATTTTTTGATAACATATGTTATTATAACAAGTGTTATTATACTTGGAGGTGAATTTAAGTGAAAATAGGAGATTTAAATATAGAGGTACCAATTATTCAAGGAGGAATGGGAATAAGAGCATCAATGTCGAGATTAGCTTCAGCAGTAGCAAATCAAGGAGGAGTTGGTGTTATATCAGGAACTGCAATTCCAGCAGAAGAATTTAGAGAAGAAATAAGAAAAGCAAAAGAGATGATTATAGAAAAAGGTGGAGCACTTGGAGTAAATATAATGGTTGCTGCATCAAATTTTGCAGAGGCAGTAAAAGTATCGATAGAAGAGAAAGTCGATATGATAATCTGTGGAGCAGGATTCTCAAGAGATATATTTGAAACTGTAAAAGGAACAGGAGTAAAAATTATTCCAATAGTTTCAAGTTTAAAATTAGCTAAGATAGCTGAAAAATTAGGTGCGGATGCCATTGTTGTGGAAGGTGGGAACGCAGGTGGACATTTAGGAACAGATAAAGATTCTTGGGATATAGTTGAAGAGATAGTAAATGGTGTTTCAATTCCAGTTTTTGGAGCTGGAGGGGTAATTACACCAGAAGATGCAGAAAGAATGATGGCTTTAGGTGTGGATGGAGTTCAAATGGGAAGTAGATTTATAGCAACTGAGGAGTGTGAGGTAAGTCAAGAATTTAAAGAAATGTATGTTAATTCAAAAGAGGGAGATGTAGTTCAAATTATGAGCTCTGCAGGTCTTCCAGCAAATGCTATAGTATCACCATATGTAAAAAGAGTTATTAACGAAGAAAAATTAACTCCTAAAAAGTGTACAAGTTGTTTAAAAAAATGTAGCAGAAAATTTTGTGTAAAAGATAGTTTGATAAAAGGTCATGAAGGTGATTCATTAGAAGGAATTTTCTTTGCAGGAAAAGATGCGTGGAAAATTAACGAGATTTTATCAGTGAAAGAAGTGTTTGATTTATTTAGAAGTAAAGTTGTAAAATAATATAAAAATAAATAGAAATCTAGTACGTTAGTACTAGATTTTTTTTATATTCATGATATAATCAATTGATAAAAATAGAATTAGGAGGATTAAAGTTGAAAGTTATATTTTTTATTCTAACTTTTTTTGCGGTTTTAGGAGCCTTAGATAGATGTTTTGGAAATAAATTGGGATATGGAAAAAGATTTCAAGAAGGAATATATGTAGCGGGTCCTTTGATACTTGCTATGTTAGGAATTTTATCGATAAGTCCATTAATTTCAAAATTTTCAAAACCATTTGTTGAAAAACTTTACTTTTTAACTGGGATTGATCCCTCGATATATATAAACTCAATTTTAGCAACAGATATGGGAGGATATTTTTTAGCGAAAGATTTAGCAATAAATAAGGAATTAATCGATTTTTCAGGAATAATATTAGGTTCAATGTTAGGAACAGTAGTAATTTTTACAATGCCTGTAGCTTTTGGAATTATTGATGACTTGTCAAAAGAGAATTTTTCTAAAGGAATATTGAGTGGTGTAGCTACAATTCCTTTAGGCTGCTTTGTGGCAGGAGTAATTATGGGTCTTGATATAATTTTAATTGTTCACAATTTAATACCGGTAGTAATTTTTTCAGGAATAATTTGTACAGGACTATGGTTTTTTCCAGAGAAAACTTGCAAGTTATTTGATAAATTTGGGAAAGGAATGACAGTAGTAATAACTTTAGGATTAGTTTTAACTATTATAGAAACTATGTTCGGATATTCAATAATTAAAGGATTAAATCCTATAGATGAAAGCATGAAGATAGTTACAAGAGTAGCTTTAACTTTAAGTGGTGCTTATCCATTGTTATATTTTATAGAAAAATATTTTAAAGAAACTTTGAAAAAAATGGGCTCTTTATTAGGAATAGATGAGAGTGGTACAGCTGGTTTTATGGCATCTTTAGTGAGTAGTATACCAATGTTTGGAATTTTTAATAAAATGGATAATAACAGTAAAATAATAAATAGCGCATTTGCGGTAGCAGGTTCATATGTTTTTGGAGGACAGTTAGGATTTGTGGCAGGAGTTTCTCCTGATAATATATTACCTTTCATTGTAGCCAAATTAGTAGCTGGATTTAGTGCAATTTATCTGGCTAAAACTATG is a genomic window containing:
- a CDS encoding aminopeptidase P family protein, giving the protein MFDKNIYISRRKKLKELVGDGLILIIGNSESPMSYADNAYNFIQDSTFLYYFGLNSPDLIGVIDVENDKEYIFGKEFTIDDIIWMGQQKTFKERAAEVGIEKFVESEKLEEVLEKAKLKKQIIHFTNQYRIENSLKISKLLDFNLDDVNKKFSKKLVAGIIEMRNLKKDYEITELEKATNVTREMHLTAMKNVKPGMKGYELVALLEAAAKKYNATTSFHTICTTNGQILHNHFHGNTFKEGDVVLLDCGARLENGYCGDMTTVFPVSGKFDSRQKDIYSLLIEMFDRAEECTKPGVTNKFVHLEVCKVLAKGMIKRGIMKGNIDEIVNIGAHALFFPHGLGHMIGLDVHDMENFGENNVGYDEFTKRETQFGLKSLRMGKELKAGYVLTIEPGIYFIPELIERWKKEGKFEEYINYEEVKKYLDFGGMRYEGDFLITENGNRRLGDKMPKYFNEIEEILKNNN
- a CDS encoding outer membrane protein OmpK; the encoded protein is MLLKKILLLGSVVLSTVSYAKYEPWNFTVLEGSLIKGNALPSGQGASEKDVILEIQGTTRYNLLDLYWFVDRSNIFKNSKLSDKNGVDNNYTYGEISPRISIDGLTGTNLSIGPISEWFIATQFDFDNIHGKSKYENGLRKYYVGIGNYVSIPEMKYMKFDYFKTNLYARYVEKNYGRNEDQWDGYLFNIAYGGTIYKFENGMKFGFSGWLDYDFGAKNSSGFNKQTHDSLQWQNQIRFYLNNNLSVSYTYQINNHFSQVDQNSSNKNNESFGIHYAIMF
- a CDS encoding pyridoxal phosphate-dependent aminotransferase, producing the protein MKNNHGANLHQLSETLGINENQIIDFSSNINPFGLSPKGLKKLKDNLQLASIYPDPDYIELKASISSYCNCNSENIVLGSGATELISSTIKIISPKDTLLLSPAYSEYENELIKVGSKITKFFYEKENNFQINIDHLISFISSNCFDMIIICNPNNPTGTLISVEDLEKIYLNFKKPIMIDETYIEFTDSSKTSAINLVNKYDKFIVIRGTSKFFSTPGIRLGYAIVSKGEILDSLNIIPNLWNINIFASLMGEAMFKDYDFINMCHNDFNENFNLLFKGLKNFKEFKVYNSNSNFILCEILSSRFDANNLYNYLSKKGIIIRKAQSFDKLNEKFFRVCVLTKENINLLLKEIEGFIREY
- a CDS encoding gluconeogenesis factor YvcK family protein yields the protein MRNPKVVVIGGGSGLSVVLRGLKHFPIDVTAIVSVADSGGSSGILKKEFNIPAPGDLRNVMIALSNVEPLIEEVFQYRFREDSSIGAHPLGNLLITAMTEITGDVQVALRRLRKLFNINGKILPATLEKIELIAEKTSGGFVFGESDIPVLGEKIKRVFYDGKVNSPKENIKAIEEADLIVFSIGSLYTSIIPNLLLENMQEALKKSKAQKIYICNAMGQMGETENYSVADHIESINRHVGFDMIDKVIVNSVEIPEEILKRYSDEGSTLVELDINRLKKMRVKVIKEPLIKIDSEKRVRHLSHKLAAVVYSQIDSLENFYDE
- a CDS encoding aminopeptidase encodes the protein MLLKKENGWKNKDLEREKIFDFCQEYKTSLDLGKTEREYVRFGLELAKKNGFVCANSKERLEAGDKVYYVNREKNLVLVVVGKEDIKKGINYVVSHIDSPRIDLKQNPLYEELELAYMKTHYYGGIKKYQWASIPLSLHGVVILANGERRDIIIGEKEDDPVFTIPDLLPHLAAKYQGDRQTSEVIKGEELQIIVGSIPTEVKNSEIKELIKYQILEELNRTYNMIEEDFISAEFQLVPAFKAKDVGLDRSLIGAYGQDDRVCGYTSLRAILDLSEIPVKTAVCFLADKEETGSHGSTGLQSNYLEYFTSDLINKIQGAYNDLDLRKTLWNSNALSSDVNAAMDPIFKGVHEPQNAAKLNYGIVVTKFTGARGKSGTNDADAEYVWSIRNLLNTHGITWQIGELGRVDEGGGGTVAMFLAEVGIKTIDVGPALLAMHSPFEVSSKLDIYETYRTYKVFFEKMI
- a CDS encoding NAD(P)H-dependent flavin oxidoreductase, producing the protein MKIGDLNIEVPIIQGGMGIRASMSRLASAVANQGGVGVISGTAIPAEEFREEIRKAKEMIIEKGGALGVNIMVAASNFAEAVKVSIEEKVDMIICGAGFSRDIFETVKGTGVKIIPIVSSLKLAKIAEKLGADAIVVEGGNAGGHLGTDKDSWDIVEEIVNGVSIPVFGAGGVITPEDAERMMALGVDGVQMGSRFIATEECEVSQEFKEMYVNSKEGDVVQIMSSAGLPANAIVSPYVKRVINEEKLTPKKCTSCLKKCSRKFCVKDSLIKGHEGDSLEGIFFAGKDAWKINEILSVKEVFDLFRSKVVK
- the eutH gene encoding ethanolamine utilization protein EutH, which gives rise to MKVIFFILTFFAVLGALDRCFGNKLGYGKRFQEGIYVAGPLILAMLGILSISPLISKFSKPFVEKLYFLTGIDPSIYINSILATDMGGYFLAKDLAINKELIDFSGIILGSMLGTVVIFTMPVAFGIIDDLSKENFSKGILSGVATIPLGCFVAGVIMGLDIILIVHNLIPVVIFSGIICTGLWFFPEKTCKLFDKFGKGMTVVITLGLVLTIIETMFGYSIIKGLNPIDESMKIVTRVALTLSGAYPLLYFIEKYFKETLKKMGSLLGIDESGTAGFMASLVSSIPMFGIFNKMDNNSKIINSAFAVAGSYVFGGQLGFVAGVSPDNILPFIVAKLVAGFSAIYLAKTMFINKKEKNKSFVLNKNFKIN